The genomic interval TCACCTGAAAGTCTGCTGTCTTCTTGAACCAGcccatctccttcctcctctgtgccAGCCCGCGCTGAAGGGGGGAGTCTGCCCAGCCAAACAGGAAGGTAGAGGTGCCATGGACCCTCTCAATCAgtccctgagccacagctgagcCCAGACGAGTACACAGAAATGTTAGttaatttgaaaaatggagTGCATGTCATCATGTGCACTTTCAAAGACACATGAGCCAGGGGAGCGTGACAGACTTAACACACCTGAGGGAATACAACTCAGACAGAGGGGGAAATACAGAGACATGGGCCATTTGTTACATGtatgcacacatacatgcaaactTGCTGAGTTATTGCTCATAATTTGCAAGACACGTGGCTGCTAAGTCAGCTGCTAAATTGTGAAAATAATCAGAAGCATAGGAAACAAAAGATATCACATCATTAGCCACTACCTCTCCGGATATTCTCAGGAAGCGCTGTGAGAAAGCAAACGTCCGGGTGAGAGCCTCCAGACTAATCCCAGAGTTCTCTCTAACTGGGCTTGAGTAAAAAGTCTGGATTATGTCTGAATGAGCCAatgtgagagagcagcaggaggacctCTGCAGGGTTAACTGCCACCAATACGTTGATGACACTCAACatttgcaaaaatgaaaaaaagagttGTGGTGATGAGGGCAGACTTCTGTgttgatgttaaaaaaacacaaacatgtgctctccacagcagaattaatagagtacatcctgcctctgcctgcacCAGCCCTAACCTGAACGCTGCAGAGAGCGTCTGAGCAGAGAGCCTACTGCTGCAATGTTCTTGAGTGGATCAAATTGTGCGGACATCTTCCGGAGTTCTTGTTTCAAAATGGCTATATGTTacatgtgacacaaacacaaacatgcacaaatgGCATCTCACCTCGAGCCTCCTTAGCACATTCCTCAACTCGCACCTCCTCCCCCAGTGGGTAGATGGGTATGAGGTCGACGGAACCCATACACGGGTGGACACCTTTGTGAGCGCACATGTCAATCAGCCCACAGGCTTTCTCGCATGCAGACAGAACTGCCTCCCctgaaatacataaaacataTCAAGTAAAAGGTGCATGAGAAGCCCAgatgtgatgtgtgtgaaaTATAGTTTATTATCTGATGCAGTCATTTTTCTAGGTTACAGTTTTGTGCATTAGTTTAGGtggatttatttgtgtttaagaGAGCGCGGAGTACAAAAGTGTAACCCTTGACAAATTTGTCTACATTGTCAGAAGGATGTGTTTCGTATAGTTATTCAATAAGATAAACTTTCACTATGAGCTCTGCTCATCcagatttttttgtgtttaaatcCCTGACAAAGCTTATTAAAGGATTAAATTCCCCTCAGAGGATTTAAAAACAGGGCACAGAAAATGAATCCCTACTGTAGCAGCAGAAATACTACAAAGACAAAGTCTCTATCTTTCCCTCAGAGcagcaaaataaatgaaaaatggcaaaaaaacataaagattcACTACTCACTGATGGAGTCAATGCTGGCCACAATGGTGATGACAGAGCGGTTGTAGTCATGATCATTAAAGATGTTCAGCACTGTGGTCCCCTCTCGTCTAGCACCTGATGAATGGCAATTACAAAAATGTCTGAtgtaaaatcatgttttttgCTGCTAAATAATGCTCAACAATTTATTGCTCAACAAGCATTGTAGTCACAGTCTTAATTCAGGGGTTGCATCCTTCGGAAACTGCAATTAAAGAAAGATTGTGTCAAAGTGATGCAACTAGACTGTCATTGTCCCTTTGTCCCCAAGCAACGGAGGCTCCACAGAGTGAATCCTTACCAGTCTAACATATCTCATTGATTAATTGCTAAAAAGCAAgatgaaaacatcagcagaatcTTTTTTTAGCTGTTCTTACTCAATCGAACAGCTAATGGTAcacatgttaaaataaacatcttcatattttcatattttcaaaataaaacatgcataATTCAGCTCAACATAAAGCattaaagcaacaaaacaaacgttgggcttttactttgaaaacaactTGCTAAATAGGAAGGAATTCTGTGAATGTTGGCGTGATGGATATCAGCACCAGTGATTCAAGATTCCAGTCTGTGTCAGTCTgatatgatgaaataaaaataatcaaattatctAAATAATCTGGCGGGACAGACAATATTGctgaagagacatttttgatcAGCAGTTTGATCCAGTTGGTGACCGCAGCAGTAGTTTATCCGAGAACCGAGAAGAAGCCATGTTCAactcggtccacagactgaagggtcactgcccctctccCCACTGACTGCTAAAGAGCAATGGTCGTCTTATacaattttttataatattgaaTGTATCATGTGTCCAAATCTCACCAACGTCAGCACTGCACTTTCTTGGGTAATTTACAATACACATGCAATTGCTTAGTTTGGAGTTCATTAGTTACATCGTTCATGTGATGTGTATTccacatacatacatgcatacagacagacaaatgGAGCTCTGTagaattagtaggtagatgcTGAACTTGTGCACTTAAAAGCTACTTTCACAAATGCCAAGGTATGAAAACTAAGTAATAACTCATATGTCTCCTGATACAGACGAACAGTGTACTTGCCTTCGGTGTTGTACAAAGCTGCCTTGGCCACAGTCTCCGAAAGGTCTTTCCTGCGAGCCTCAGAAACGTTGAGGAGACAAGCCACCAGTCGTCTGCCTAAGGAGCTGGACGCCATGTTACTGCAATAGTGATAACACTGAATTACTTCTTAGTTTGCTGCAGAGAGTGCAGGACTTAAATATGAGGTGCACTATTGGgaaaaaatgctaaataaaaGCACAGTGATATATAATTTTCCACTCACAACTAAAATTTAACTTGACAAAAATAGCCAAGATAATGAATGTGTTAACTCCAATGCATGAAGACAAACGTTCAAGTAAGACAGTAATGTTCCTCTTGAAATGAATAGTTGAATTCACTAGCATTAAAGCACACTGCTTCTCAGTTCAATACACTAAGAGGCTTCACTTTTACTGTGAGACTTGGTCTGGTACAACCAGTTGCCTATAGTGGCTTCTATTGGCCAATGTAAGCTAACTTTACAGAGATATCACTCTGTGTAATTGAACCTAGTGTCTCACTCGGCTGACTCAATGATTCCTTATGACAAATTGTGATTCTGTCGTTTTAGCttttatccatccatctcaTAATCACAACCTGTGGCTACAAGTGGCTTCTGTTTAACAAAAATGACTCAGTTTCACTTAAAACgtgactgatatttatatattttccatttttgtACTTGTACATTTAAGTTTGCCCTTATGTGTATTTGTAGCTATTATATCATGTTGGCTTTTTGTCGCTGACAGTGGAGAAGTTCTCTATGGCCATAGACCAGAACATCCTATGTGTCAACTGTCTATTTCAGATGAATAATTGCTTTTAATCATCAGTCCATCAGTAGTTTGCGGAGCTGCCTTTAACCAAAGAACAAGTAACAGATTCCAGCTCCCCCAGGATGGCACATGTGCGGTCGCAAGAAGGTTGACTGTGTCTCCCAGTGCATTCTCAAGAGCAAGGGGGAGATACCAGAAGACCAGTTGTTACAcaaggagagctggacag from Pleuronectes platessa chromosome 14, fPlePla1.1, whole genome shotgun sequence carries:
- the ftcdnl1 gene encoding formiminotransferase N-terminal subdomain-containing protein; protein product: MASSSLGRRLVACLLNVSEARRKDLSETVAKAALYNTEGARREGTTVLNIFNDHDYNRSVITIVASIDSIREAVLSACEKACGLIDMCAHKGVHPCMGSVDLIPIYPLGEEVRVEECAKEARAVAQGLIERVHGTSTFLFGWADSPLQRGLAQRRKEMGWFKKTADFQVIQVDMGPQPQKRYGLTGVGASPYVMNCNVTIDTQDIAIGRSIATAIRTSTPGGVPGVQVLALPHEAAVEIACNVESVKGSPPTHMGADEPWPSFNIEGQPYYHAPASFITARVMELAGRQGVGTKGTALVGFTPHECRGLAELALSQGIAEFWKEKHRIRM